From the genome of Chaetodon trifascialis isolate fChaTrf1 chromosome 4, fChaTrf1.hap1, whole genome shotgun sequence:
GTCCTGAAGGATTATGTCAACGTAAGTGCAAACACAAGAAGTCATTTTAATTTACTAGTTGCCACAAGTCAGTTAAAGCTATAATATGTGAcatttctttattaaaatgtctaaaCGCAACCACACTTATGTTACATATTTTATTGTGGTGTGCTCTAACAATGTTCAAACCAAGAGAAATCCTTAATTTTATTCAAGGTAACCTTTCTTCTGGTCGCCTGTCCATGATGTGATTTCTCCTTTCCCCCCTCTAGTTGTTGgggaaacagtggaaacagagTGTGTTGCTCACTCTTGATGGAACACAATTATTCATTTGTAGTTGTAGTTTTTTTGTAACAATGAAGACATCTTCCATGATCCCCTGCTACATCACAGCGTCATCGAACCCGGTCTTTTATTACTGTTTTGAGTGAGAGACCCCTTGCAGCAGAAATTATATATACTGCGTGTTTTAGGTCATTGCAGCATTAGCTCCAGTAACTGTGAATCTACTGTGCTTCTGCTTTATATTTAAATGGACAGTGGAGACCTTCGGCCCTATAGCTGCAAATTATAGTAGCTGTTACAGGAATTGTTTGTGTATCACATAATCATGGTATCAAGTATTTATTTGGCCAATTGTTGCTGTACCATCCATACATGAACTTTAAATCAAAGCATCATAAAGAGAACATCCTCGCCCTAACGCGCTCACTGCACACTAACATCGTTGACTCCTTACAGGGCAAGCTTCTGTACTGCCATCCGCCTCCACATATTAATGCTGAAGACTTCCAGCCGCAGCACAAAAAGTTCCTGAATAGAGACTCAGACTGCTGTGACCCCTCtgcaacaacaagcaaacagaaCATCAAGAGaattgaaaatgtggttgaCAAGAACTTCTTCCATCAGGTAAGACACACCTACGGTGTTCTTATGACAGCctcgattccaaaaaagttgaatatatttaatgttttagctcatcagctcaagttgtggaatgctccaaaaatacccgtttggaacattccacaggttaataggttcattggtaacaggtgatagtatcatgaatGGGTATGTTAGTTTTGGAATTGTGGTTGTTGTAGCAAAATTCCTGAATAGTAGTTGATAGTAGTTGATTCTGTGAGTATTGATGGGATCTCTGTCTTCAGGAGAACGTGCGGGCACTCTCTAAGGGGGTTCAGTCCGTCATGGGCTACAAACCAGGCAGCGGACCCGTCGGTCCAGGAAAAGCTGGATCGGAGGTGGCAGAAGGAAAACCCTGGAAAAAACATGGCAACAGGAACAAGAAGGAGAAAGTGCGGCGTCTTAACAAACACCTGGACGCCTGAGCATGACCAGAAATCGAAGCACTTTCTAATCACAGATCATTTTCACGGACTTAATGCTGAGCAGTATCTGCAGGTAGATTCAGGCCCCTTAATCCCCTGAGCATGGAGCCATCAGGCTGTCTTGATATTAACAAATGAGGTGCATAATGTGTCATGTACTGCGCTGGTTAGAAGACTATATTGGTGCTATGCATTCCATCAGCTGGATCACCAGTTGTACGCCAGGTCTCACCACAGTGTTCGGAAATGGACTCGACATCCAGAGGGTGTGAATTTTATGAGATGTTTAAAAGGACGTTTTCAATTTCTATTTTGAAGCTGCttcaaaagacacatttaaaagaCTTCATTTACCAgatcatgtactgtatgttggaTACTGCTTTTATCCACATACAGCTGTGATTGTTGTAACTAAGATTAGGAAATAAAttgaatgttttcatgctgGTGTTTCACTTTTGTACTCCATGAGGTCAGCATTGGTCAGTGCTCCACAGTACAATTTATATCACATCACATGACAGCCCAAAACATTTAGATTTCATGTGAATATTGTccttttgttgctgtttgatcAGTGGATGTCCATATAGAGCCCAGTCCTACCTGGACTAATGCCCGATCAATGCATAAGTAACCACTAACTGCAAGCTCCCCTTTAAAGACCTGGGAGCAAAGAgtctctctctcatccacaACATGTAAAAACTAGAACTAGAGAGCATCCCTGTATTATCAGCACCACCCCTGAAGGCCTCATCCTTCGGAGCCTTCAGAGCCTGAAGTGAGACATAGCTCCTCGCGGGCAGGTAGGCGGCACCGCGCGTCTGAACATTTGATGCAAATATGACAAGTGAATATTTGGTAAAATAGAACATTTGTTTGAACTTTGCAGGAATAAAGGCATTCGTTTCAAATGGACTTTCAAAAGCGACATCTCTGTAACTTATTATTTCCGACAACGTACAGTATTTCCTCAGGTGTAGCCCATCGCACGTGAGCCCCTCCCTGAAATATGCAGGCCCTTCTAAACGCCCGTTGAGCGTCTGACGCGTGCGTTTGCGCGTCGGCTGCATGGATTCGTTTCTCGTCTTTAAATGTAGACATATGTGCAGTTAATATGGTGGGAATAGGAAATCCAAGGTCTTTTCTCTCCAGTCTGGTGGACTTCTGCGTGGATTCAGTCTCTACCTGTTTCTCCTACGACGCAGACAAACTTTGCGTCTCTATCGGTCTCAGCTCTGTATCTgcgctgctgttgctgctctcctgctgtctgtaaGTGGGGTTTGGATTCCAGCATTTCATCAAGTAATTCACTGCAAAGGTTGTGGTGTTAAACCCGTGTAAACTGTTAAAGGCTCGTGTGTCAGAGGTACAGATGTCTGAGGGAGAATCCCGGAGAAACCCTGACTTTGTGCTACAGCCTGCTCGGTAACATGTGCAGCATAGTTGGAGCCGTTCTGTCCAGGCAGCTGCATATTCAGGTAATTCATTTGAATCGtggtgtttttcatctttttttgcGGGCAGTAGTAACTTATTTCTGCGCCCTCCTCTGCAGATTTTAATGGGTGCAGTTGCTGCTGCCATGGATGCTGTTCActtcatttcctcctgtttccctgAGCTCCTGTGCAGGAACTCTAAGGCAGGTAAGTTTCGAAAGATGCCATAACTAAATAATGCAAAGCATGTCATTCTCAGACAAGGTAAAGGTAAGCACAGGCGATGGCAGCCAACAGGCAAAACAGTGAGGAGACTTATCACAGACGCTCCACAGATAACCAAACAAATGAAGCAGAGGATGTGTGCAGCCGTTCCCAGCTGCAAAaatgtgcgtctgtgtttgttttcttcctcagaaaggaggctgaggatgatgaggaagcGAAGGAGGCAGCACCTCCTTGCAGTGTGTGTACTGATGGTGGTCGCAGGTGGCTTTCTGAATTTAAGGGTCACCAACGGCCCAGCAGACAGGCCTCTCAGTGGGAGGAGACTGCTGCACGCTGCCCTCCAAGTAAGCACAAACCATCACTGTGGCTATGACTGAGTGGAGTTCCATAGatcaatatatttatatttcaccAGCAGTGTGTTCAATCTGAGTTTGTGCATCTGTACTTTACTCACACTGAACTGTACTGACTTTATATATTTAAATCAATATCTGCAGTGTGGATTGATATTCACGTTTTTTTATATTGCGTCTGTTTAGACTAAATGTCAATACTTTGTGCTTTATCTGACTTTATAACAATTAAAAATTTTCTCAGGACAACACTGAAATCCTGGGTTACATACTCGGCCTACTGTCCTTTGCCATCGCCTGTACCTCCAGGTTCCCTGCTGTCCGCAGCGCAGTAAGTGACAAACCGCACATGAGTGTTTTGGGTGTCAGAACTGCTTCTTACTGCTTTAAATTACTTTCAAGGGAAtgatatttcatttttccccTTAGTACAGAGGACAGATGTTGACCTGGGCCTGCATGTTCTCTGGACTGCTGTGCTCACTGGCTGGTGTCCTCTATGCAGCTGCCATACTCCTCTACGACACTCAGTTTGGGTTCCTTCTGAGAGTTATGCCGTGGCTGCTGTCAGCAATATGCTGTGTCATCCTGGACCTCCTTGTATCTTTACCTCTCACAATGTGACTGCATTTTACTCAGTCCATCAGGCTAAGGACTTCAAGCACTGGTGCCATCTGTAACACAATATTGATTCCACCTATGAAAGCTTCTTCATGATCTAATCTCTCTCTGGTAGTACAtttttacatacattacataGAAGCAGCAGCAACCATAGATaccacagctgcacagaaagaaaaagagccaAATGTCAATATTCTCCTTGAACGTATGTGGATTGTACAGACATTTATCCAGGTGTGTCAATCTGTTGACCTTTAATCCAACATTGTCAGATTCTCGTCATCCATTGGTGCAAGAAAGGAACCAGACTGCAGCTTACAAGATGTTCTCCCGACACAGAGAGCCTTTTAGATGGCTCGTGCACTGAGGATAAAGCTGTcatgaagagccagagaaaacaacaagttCACTCATCGGTACAAAAAGCAAGttctcatgttttatgtttaaacTGTAGGACCGTACTTATCTGTTGTATGGACAAGATTACTGTTTGCATTTCTTCGTGTTAATGAGATCTTGATCTCAGTGAGACTCAAAGAGTAAATAAAGTACTAACTGCTTTATGTTAAACACTCACAATATAGGAATTTAATCACTGTGAAACTTCATTCCACCTTTTCTTTGAAGACAAAAAATGCCCAGAAGATGACTGAGGTGGGCCGTTACATGGATGTCAGTGTCCAACCTGCAAGAAAAGTAAGTGAGGAATCTGTTCAAACAACAGCGCATTCTTGACATGAAATGAATCAGTGGAATATGTATGGCTTTTTAgtttcaggttttttttctcctcagactTGCCTTCAGGAGGTGATGTtcagggaggaggtggaggaccaGCTTCTCAACGGGAAGGTGCGAGTGATCAGAGTCGACAGTTTCTGCTCCTCAGATACGTCCTATGACTCTTCACTCATGAGTTCAGATCTGGAGGTGGGTCGAACTACTTCAGTAAAATAATTCAAGAGTCTTTGATCATTACGTCACAGGAACAGTATGATGTTTTTTCACAAAATGGATGAGAGCAAGCTAACCAATCAGTGTCAGTCACTGATACTGAGGTCAGCAGCTGCATGAGAAATTGTTATCACTtcattttgggttttttggTTTTCAAATCAACAATCCTATTCACCCCTCTGATTTAATAATCTGATAGTAACATTTTACGTGTATGTGATTTCAATCAGCACTGTAGCAACATTAAATCATCTGAGAACCATAAAATATAGTTGCCATTATCTTGATATTGCATTAAGAAGTATCAAATTTACACTGTTAAAGagacatttattacatttattacCATATTGTCAGGAATAGCTTTGCTTTTTTGCAGTTGGGAGACATGGAAAAGGTTCTTGATCTCGCACAATCTGAGCAATGAGGTGTACTTCTCCTAGTGTGCCACTAGGTGCTGACAGCATGTTGACATAATGGGTCTGCAGGCAGAGGATTGCTGTGAATTAATATGACACTGCGTTGAACCTATGTTACCCTGTGTTACATCAGCTTGACTCTGTCCAGTTTATTGCCTTTTTACAATGGCCTGTACAGCTGGCTTTCCCATGCACAGCATGGCACTGATGTTCATGAAGTGGTTAAAGTCGAGACTCACACTGTCTGATGAATGTTTGACTAACTGTTGGGATATGTTGCTTTAACCAGATCACTGTTTCCCTGGGTATAGTGAGGGCTGAGTTTCCCTGCAGTCTCACAGAGCCAGATGTGATTCTGTGCCTTAATGGTAAACTAAGTGTTTGGTTGAAATCATTGTTTTGGATATGTCCACAGACTGAAGTTTAAGTCACATTGCAGTTTCCTGAATTAATCACCAACCCTATTTAAAGGGCTGAAACAGGATCATTTGTTCTTTTGTCCATCTTTGAGCCAAACCTACAACAAGTATCTCTAAATCTTTTTACAACCCTAATTTCCCAAAAGTTGGggtgctgtgtaaaacataaataaaaaatgagtgGAATCATTTGCAAACTGTCTTTACTGACAACAGCTTCActaagtgttcctgagcccatgcagtaataatatcctttatacaatcatgtgttcacaaagtggtgaacctcgctccattcttgcttgtgaatgactgagcctttccaggatgcccctttcatacccaatcatgatactatcacctcataccaatgagcctgtttacctgtggaatgttccaaacaggtgttttttgggCATTCCACAACTTCTCCGTCattagttgctcctgtccaaacatgtttgaaacataaTAAGCATATGTTGATGAGTAAAGTTGAAGTAAAACgtcaaatatattgtctttgaaTGTTTGTGTCAAGATGAGATTTCTGAGATCAGATGACATTAAATGTGCTCAGAAGAACCCATAAGAAGAAGTAAAACTAAGGACAGTGAGTTGCTATAAAGCAGGCTTTGTGCTTTTCACACGTGACTCTGAGGGAAGTAAGTCAGACAGCAGTCAGAGGATCTTCTTAGGAGAAAACAGTCAGCATATTCTGGGAGGATTGATGAGTCAGACTCTGGAGAGAcccctgtgtgtgcatgcagtgttGTGGGTAAATGTGTATGGAAGTGTGAGACAGCAGGGTTTAATTATAAGTAAAGTGGAATGTGCCTTCATTCAGCAGTGTACAATTGTGCCTAGAATTAAATATTGGCTACAAAGCAAAGACTGGTCTCATTTTAGAGGACAGTTCACATTTAAAATAACAGTTTGAGTTTGCAGGGAGAATGAAATTACAagctttttccttttcaggCCCTGACGCTCACAGCCACAAGGAAAACTCCCTTACTGTGCTGCCGTCGAACGCCAAGCTGCAGAGGATGTCATTTAATCACAAACAAAGGCAAATGGTGTGCGCACAAACAATTGCAGCTTGATACTGCTCACCAAACAGGAAAAAGCAAATGACGCGAATACCCTGAGCACAGTCGGTGTGTTGGAGAAGTCAGACGGCTTTAACAAAGTATTAAaaatgtactgtgtgtacacGCTGTATGTGGTTTAGCATACAAGTTTATTTGGCCGTGTGAaaactcctcctcttcagcttaATCCAGTCTCGACTCTCATTGGCTGGTGGGACCCTGAACACTATAGGAGCTTccaaatattttgtgtttttggggGGCAGCTCAGATTAGTCTGCGAGTCTGTAAAACCAAATCTCTAAACTCCTGATAATAACAGCTAATCTTTGCTGCTCAGTGCTTGACAAATGCCCAGTCTGTAGTCTTTCtaaacaaagacaacagcagGTAGATAAATTCCTCTTCTCTGGCACTTTTTCCACTTGCTAGTTAGAATTAACAGAAACTGTTTACTTGGTGATTTAATGGAAAGATACTTTCCATACAAGTTGCCGCAGTGTCTAATGTTTAATCTCCAGTACACAGAACTCCAGATGACTTTAAGACTGCTCTTTTAAAACTGCCACTTTGTATTTGGTTGCAGAACTCTTCCAGTACATTAAACCCAGAGGTCACCCGACTGTAAACTGTTTCAAAGCAAGCTGAACGCAGAAAGGAAAAGATCACAGTGCTGGGGAACAATTTTAGATATATTTATACATAAATTTTGCCTCCTTTACATGACACAACCATAATCGCTGATCATGATAAAACCACATAATACTTGTGAGTGTGCTGCCTGCATAAACTGAGCAGGGAGAGttcactgcagccagcagcttgaATCGTCTATTGTGCTGTGTGTCGCTTGTGCATTTCTGCTGAGTGCCGGTTCTTTGCTGGGGTGAGActgaggtggaggtgaggggtGGGGGGAGCTGAGGGGTACAGTGAGGGGTGGAATTGTTTGAGATTTGCCTTGTGGCCCAATTGTTCTGCTGTAAAGGATCTTTGATTAAAGACCAGCACTGGGTTGGGCCTGTCTGCCTAGGAAGTAGTGCAAAAGTGGTTGCCTTGTCTATAGGGGGCCAGTGTTACCCTCTGCTATTTTGGGAGATGTTTATGGCCTCTTGTGTAATGCCTTCTGGCCAGGATCTCTAACATTACAAATAGCAGTCTCAAAT
Proteins encoded in this window:
- the tmem44 gene encoding transmembrane protein 44; the protein is MVGIGNPRSFLSSLVDFCVDSVSTCFSYDADKLCVSIGLSSVSALLLLLSCCLLVCQRYRCLRENPGETLTLCYSLLGNMCSIVGAVLSRQLHIQILMGAVAAAMDAVHFISSCFPELLCRNSKAERRLRMMRKRRRQHLLAVCVLMVVAGGFLNLRVTNGPADRPLSGRRLLHAALQDNTEILGYILGLLSFAIACTSRFPAVRSAYRGQMLTWACMFSGLLCSLAGVLYAAAILLYDTQFGFLLRVMPWLLSAICCVILDLLILVIHWCKKGTRLQLTRCSPDTESLLDGSCTEDKAVMKSQRKQQVHSSVQKTKNAQKMTEVGRYMDVSVQPARKTCLQEVMFREEVEDQLLNGKVRVIRVDSFCSSDTSYDSSLMSSDLEWDFEEAHAQWSEPTAKQQFPPQEWPTNPKPFNICTCASSGLSQKTLSGTEVGESVSSASSAK